From Pangasianodon hypophthalmus isolate fPanHyp1 chromosome 30, fPanHyp1.pri, whole genome shotgun sequence, a single genomic window includes:
- the hivep2a gene encoding transcription factor HIVEP2a isoform X2, giving the protein MEPHGTAAGEKCSKEPREKNSLQRKWVSEPCAGTKGSTYAETLQSGISGTVIAASGKLLLSAESQSSAESQFFPRSYSYQLQHSYPQQPMQKPFLTSTKSQPGLEPHAWPFPGKLQSLPQDDMFSVHSRSHGAFPRQKSPSLPSAFCQYSQSGSEQKDEGHKKEQKPKKPGKYICQYCGRACAKPSVLKKHIRSHTGERPYPCEPCGFSFKTKSNLYKHRKSHAHAIKAGLVPFSELATRTDIDQASSVGETEVQSDGDQSTDTDEETAEGAMYPEKSSSIPQISFDSDKSTLDKGGEPAYADSAEEMAVASMKVPILIVPKQGLTSTTIECTPFTEIRGSNMRGMVQGDESHTVKQRLALRLTDKKGQDSEQSLNLLSPHSKGSTDSGYFSRSESAEQQISPPNTNAKTYEEIMFGRSWYYRPISRSRHPVTIGMTATANPDPHNKSAMIEMDMGKISEDHIFFRETFAESHMVAGCDPKQYPRGSLLEAPSETGPLLRSNSMPTPSPTNLNVPSALRGSQSFDEMMSPDDVFYPGAAGLRRLRRQAAFEHGESENYGKMGGPISTMKMGEREQLMSEFKGSGSELACPEMRTAYGSCGTKFGMPEMTTRKRRKEKSVGDEEDCPGQYDDMKNVSLETSGDYDLKQGIQETSAAAHTGRGSIYGGYNSLEGFDKVAGMCPEDVVLVQDTDRKAAVNVISVIQHTNLLSRPNSFEKTDSVEHQSYQPEKPVGQLSEQSDPENIDDVQSPDSILRSESMEHQQQSDSELASVSPNQQYHMPHKLVRQPNIQVPEIRVTEEPDKPEKEPEVPAKEPEKHVEEFQWPQRSETLSQLPAEKLPPKKKRLRLADIEHSSGESSFESTCTSLSRSPSQESNLSHSSSFSMSFDREECMKSVSPTKQDDFNKQSEFLTVPGSGHSLSIPGHHKEMRRSSSEQSPSGLPVEVPETRSKSFDYGSLSTNSRQGELYASASSMKERRRGYLVRQASLSVYPEVVPQEQCAELNIKQELSDPHALPSSWQGTSTLTAPTHLVAGSDLVRQKRGSYHLLQQSISEDSQSDDLQKSPRLPGQLSTDSEASIHEHMSQDVLQHSSLPSSLASSPFFQTVVWYTDPTRPRQHQGIHQLQKLHIRPPNLQPNLQKSHQPLHQIQVHSESNTDGASQTYPYVSRPSSQTIGTSSKVLTTNSPFLPQIQPAFTPQNVGSQSSLPGMLVPVRIQTNVPSYGSVMYTSVSQILATHAQSTTSLRLIGSDNISTSSLTGISSKHPIGFSLSKILGHPEGSLQYPLWKVPEQLPGRLNTGIPLSLTSGTISTTDASSSIGGSKRMLSPASSLELFIGTKQQKRIKEEKMYGQIVKELSAVELSNSSAPKDGDTSPQPDILKRDDLDDLERMSSSPPANYPSSVFSSASDVPHKESFTPPLQIVMNTSKRAESPEELDVDKSTPEATSGPESMISSSDTQDELKQTKIPVNMLVQLAANQGGAVCGSTLLLTDLADVDQFFQFPSLRTTTSVSWCYLNYTKPNYAQTTPLTSVYASWCVSSYNPNPLSLSTKATLALLCSKQRRNTETYTMAAMYQPGTGKLVSSLLWKQKFEQMKPELMKLDIGKLGKKIKGVISRDRVKEDHGEKEASSKQAEPTRIKIFEGGYKSNEDYVYVRGRGRGKYICEECGIRCKKPSMLKKHIRTHTDVRPYVCKFCNFAFKTKGNLTKHMKSKAHMKKCLELGVSVTCIDDVEGVDTAEEIQRDTGKIGMLEIMAEHQFSDADDSDGAEEDGDEVDEDEDDDDDYDGDSTPKTPSRSTSPQPYVIPSHSVTAVAASHDTGPDPLGSAPKQPMFGYYTSLPSIQITQLMVPSEKSRESQMAEYQKLLQGALGEDPKNRLEMPSSMDEDPGLSPEHSSSSFEFSPSRLSSPSCDSSPLREPSPSCRYLSPKRDLSPRGRLSPRREASPLRPLSPRREIYRKDLSPRRDMSPRGLLSPISHAGCPVSPCRRELSPRGRYKGMLRPLSPRRAPHSHSGPWTLNQHPHREIASVAQKSRSHSDMNMRKSCYPQGDKHSTEAPSTHQGLFSHLPLHSQQQVRTLFPMIPIGGIQIVPGLAHPARLPLKTATTEESSEASFHFSEGCESNNSQRAEDSAQPQEMALSPKAVSSAPSPSPQRSRDDGKGLSDKESKQEEGIMTCTKAIASLRIASEEPLGKEAGPIEQVQQHTLSHSPTAQQESTARGIQKYSSEFRHSNTETGVCATSKAPAGSCPPLYITGPTERSPGQQGHSKNPSSTTND; this is encoded by the exons ATGGAGCCACATGGAACAGCTGCTGGAGAAAAATGCAGCAAGGAACCACGTGAGAAAAACTCTTTACAAAGAAAGTGGGTCTCTGAACCCTGTGCTGGTACAAAAGGAAGCACTTATGCAGAAACTTTGCAAAGTGGTATCAGTGGGACTGTTATTGCAGCTTCTGGAAAGCTGCTTTTAAGTGCAGAGTCTCAGTCATCTGCAGAAAGTCAATTTTTTCCCAGGTCTTATTCCTATCAGTTACAACATTCATACCCACAGCAGCCCATGCAGAAGCCTTTCCTTACCAGTACAAAGTCACAACCTGGTTTGGAGCCCCATGCTTGGCCTTTCCCAGGCAAATTGCAGTCTCTGCCACAAGATGATATGTTTTCTGTGCACTCACGTTCTCATGGAGCTTTCCCCCGTCAGAAGTCACCAAGTTTACCTAGTGCTTTTTGCCAGTATTCACAGTCAGGCTCTGAGCAAAAAGACGAAGGACATAAGAAGGAACAGAAACCCAAGAAGCCAGGCAAGTATATTTGCCAGTACTGTGGAAGGGCATGTGCTAAGCCCAGTGTGCTTAAAAAACACATACGATCACACACAGGGGAACGGCCCTATCCATGTGAACCTTGTGGCTTTTCATTCAAAACCAAGAGCAATTTATATAAGCATAGAAAGTCTCATGCCCATGCTATTAAAGCAGGACTTGTTCCCTTCTCTGAGCTGGCGACTCGCACAGATATTGATCAAGCATCTTCAGTTGGTGAAACAGAGGTACAGTCTGATGGAGatcaaagtactgacactgatGAAGAAACTGCAGAAGGGGCCATGTACCCGGAAAAAAGTAGCTCCATACCCCAGATATCATTTGACTCTGACAAAAGCACTTTAGATAAAGGTGGAGAACCAGCATATGCAGACTCAGCAGAAGAGATGGCCGTGGCATCTATGAAAGTGCCTATTTTAATTGTTCCTAAACAGGGGCTTACATCAACAACCATAGAGTGTACCCCATTCACAGAAATTAGGGGATCCAATATGAGAGGAATGGTCCAGGGAGATGAGTCACATACTGTCAAACAGAGACTTGCTTTAAGACTCACTGATAAAAAAGGCCAGGACTCAGAGCAGTCTCTGAATCTGTTGAGTCCACACAGTAAAGGTAGCACTGACTCGGGCTATTTTTCTCGTTCAGAAAGTGCTGAACAGCAGATTAGTCCACCTAACACCAATGCAAAGACATATGAAGAGATTATGTTTGGAAGATCTTGGTATTACAGACCCATCTCCAGATCTAGACATCCAGTTACAATTGGAATGACTGCTACTGCTAATCCTGACCCGCACAACAAATCTGCCATGATAGAAATGGACATGGGAAAGATATCAGAGGATCACATATTTTTCAGAGAAACTTTTGCTGAATCACATATGGTTGCAGGGTGTGACCCAAAGCAGTACCCTCGAGGCTCTCTCCTGGAAGCTCCTTCTGAGACAGGCCCACTTTTAAGAAGTAACTCAATGCCAACACCATCCCCTACCAATCTTAACGTTCCATCAGCTCTGAGAGGGAGTCAGTCCTTTGATGAAATGATGTCTCCCGATGATGTATTTTATCCAGGGGCAGCTGGTCTAAGGAGGCTGAGGAGACAGGCTGCTTTTGAGCATGGGGAATCTGAGAACTATGGCAAGATGGGAGGTCCAATCTCAACAATGaagatgggagagagagaacagctgATGTCTGAGTTCAAAGGATCAGGATCAGAACTTGCTTGTCCTGAAATGCGCACAGCATATGGCAGCTGTGGCACAAAGTTCGGAATGCCAGAGATGACAACAAGAAAACGTCGTAAAGAAAAGAGTGTTGGTGATGAGGAGGATTGCCCTGGGCAGTATGATGACATGAAAAATGTCTCTCTTGAAACATCTGGTGACTATGATCTAAAACAAGGAATTCAGGAAACTTCAGCGGCTGCCCACACAGGTAGAGGATCTATATATGGTGGTTACAATTCATTGGAAGGTTTTGATAAAGTTGCTGGTATGTGTCCAGAGGATGTTGTGCTTGTTCAAGATACAGACCGAAAGGCTGCTGTCAATGTAATATCTGTTATTCAACATACTAACTTGCTTAGCAGGCCAAACTCATTTGAAAAGACTGATTCAGTTGAACATCAATCTTATCAGCCAGAAAAGCCTGTTGGCCAACTCTCTGAGCAATCTGACCCTGAGAACATTGATGATGTGCAGAGTCCTGACTCTATTCTGAGGTCTGAGAGCATGGAGCATCAACAGCAAAGTGACAGTGAATTAGCATCTGTTTCACCTAATCAGCAATATCATATGCCCCACAAACTTGTACGGCAACCCAACATTCAAGTACCTGAAATTAGAGTCACAGAAGAACCAGACAAACCAGAAAAAGAACCAGAGGTGCCAGCTAAAGAACCAGAGAAGCATGTGGAGGAATTCCAGTGGCCACAGAGGAGTGAGACTTTGTCCCAACTCCCAGCAGAAAAATTGCCCCCAAAGAAAAAACGCCTGCGTCTTGCAGACATAGAGCACTCATCTGGGGAATCAAGCTTCGAGTCTACCTGTACCAGTCTGTCAAGGAGCCCAAGTCAAGAGAGCAACCTGTCCCATAGCTCGAGCTTCTCAATGTCATTTGATAGAGAGGAATGCATGAAGTCAGTGTCACCAACTAAGCAAGatgattttaataaacaatCAGAATTTTTAACTGTACCAGGGAGTGGTCATTCTCTGTCAATACCAGGCCATCACAAGGAGATGCGTCGCTCCTCATCAGAACAGTCACCTAGTGGTTTACCTGTTGAGGTGCCAGAAACTCGTAGCAAATCATTTGATTATGGAAGTCTGTCAACCAATTCAAGACAAGGGGAGTTATATGCCAGTGCATCATCCATGAAGGAACGTAGACGTGGATATCTGGTTAGACAGGCATCTCTGAGTGTCTATCCTGAAGTTGTACCTCAAGAGCAATGTGCTgagttaaacattaaacaagaGCTGTCTGACCCCCATGCTTTACCTTCTTCTTGGCAAGGCACCTCAACTCTAACTGCTCCAACCCACCTTGTAGCTGGAAGTGATctagtaagacaaaaaagaggATCATATCACTTGCTTCAGCAGAGCATCAGTGAAGACAGCCAATCAGACGACTTGCAAAAGTCACCACGCTTGCCAGGCCAACTGTCAACAGACAGTGAGGCTTCAATACATGAGCACATGAGCCAGGATGTACTGCAACACTCCTCACTTCCAAGTAGCTTGGCATCATCACCGTTTTTTCAGACAGTGGTCTGGTATACTGACCCAACACGACCCAGGCAACACCAGGGTATCCATCAGCTGCAGAAATTACATATCCGACCACCAAATCTACAGCCTAATCTACAGAAATCCCACCAACCTCTTCATCAAATACAGGTGCACAGTGAATCAAATACTGATGGGGCAAGTCAGACTTATCCTTATGTCTCAAGACCTTCTTCACAAACTATTGGCACTTCATCAAAAGTGCTCACTACAAACTCACCTTTCTTACCGCAAATTCAGCCAGCCTTTACCCCTCAAAATGTAGGTTCACAGTCATCACTTCCTGGAATGCTAGTCCCTGTTAGAATTCAGACAAATGTGCCATCATATGGTAGTGTTATGTACACAAGTGTTTCACAAATTCTTGCTACTCATGCTCAGAGTACTACTTCTCTCAGATTAATAGGCTCAGACAATATATCTACTAGTTCACTTACGGGCATATCTTCAAAACACCCGATTGGATTCAGTTTATCAAAAATCTTAGGTCATCCGGAAGGATCTTTGCAATATCCACTTTGGAAAGTTCCTGAACAATTACCTGGAAGACTTAATACTGGCATACCATTGTCCTTGACATCAGGAACTATTTCAACTACAGATGCTTCCTCTAGTATTGGAGGAAGTAAGAGAATGCTGTCACCAGCCAGTAGTCTTGAACTGTTTATTGGAACCAAGCAACAGAAACGGATTAAGGAGGAAAAGATGTATGGTCAAATAGTGAAAGAGCTAAGCGCAGTTGAGCTAAGTAATTCAAGTGCACCAAAGGATGGTGACACATCACCACAGCCTGATATTTTAAAGAGAGACGACTTAGATGATCTGGAAAGGATGTCCTCATCTCCACCAGCTAATTACCCATCATCTGTATTCTCATCTGCATCTGATGTGCCACACAAGGAAAGCTTTACTCCACCTCTCCAAATTGTGATGAACACCTCAAAAAGAGCAGAGTCCCCAGAGGAGCTTGATGTAGACAAATCCACTCCAGAGGCAACCTCAGGCCCTGAATCAATGATCTCTTCAAGTGACACTCAGGATGAACTGAAGCAGACCAAGATCCCAGTAAACATGTTGGTACAACTTGCTGCCAATCAGGGTGGTGCTGTATGTGGTAGCACTCTGCTGCTCACTGACTTAGCAGATGTTGATCAGTTCTTTCAGTTTCCAAGCCTACGTACGACAACAAGTGTTAGCTGGTGCTACCTAAATTACACCAAGCCAAACTATGCTCAGACAACTCCCTTAACCTCTGTTTATGCCTCTTGGTGTGTCAGCTCCTATAACCCAAACCCACTCAGCCTCAGCACCAAGGCAACCCTGGCATTACTCTGCTCCAAACAGAGAAGGAACACAGAAACTTATACAATGGCTGCTATGTATCAGCCAGGGACTGGAAAACTTGTCTCATCCCTGTTGTGGAAGCAGAAGTTTGAGCAG ATGAAGCCAGAGCTCATGAAGCTGGATATTGGCAAGTTGGGAAAGAAAATTAAAGGGGTAATCTCACGGGACAGAGTGAAAGAGGACCATGGAGAGAAGGAGGCTTCATCAAAGCAGGCTGAACCCACACGCATTAAAATCTTTGAAGGGGG GTACAAATCCAATGAAGACTATGTTTACGTGCGGGGCCGAGGTCGGGGAAAATACATCTGTGAAGAGTGCGGTATCCGCTGTAAAAAGCCAAGCATGCTGAAGAAACACATTCGCACGCACACTGACGTTAGGCCATATGTCTGCAAGTTCTGCAACTttgcttttaaaacaaaag GAAACCTAACAAAACACATGAAGTCAAAAGCCCACATGAAGAAATGCTTGGAGCTTGGGGTGTCGGTGACATGTATAGATGACGTGGAGGGAGTTG atacTGCTGAGGAGATCCAAAGAGATACTGGAAAGATTGGCATGTTAGAAATCATGGCAGAGCACCAATTTTCAGATGCAGATGATTCAGATGGGGCTGAGGAAGATGGTGATGAGgtggatgaggatgaagatgatgatgatgattatgatggtgATTCAACACCAAAGACACCCTCTCGAAGCACAAGCCCACAGCCCTATGTCATCCCCTCACATTCTGTCACCGCAGTTGCCGCATCCCATGACACTGGCCCTGATCCATTAGGCTCAGCCCCCAAGCAGCCAATGTTTGGCTATTATACTAGTTTGCCCAGTATTCAAATCACTCAACTCATGGTGCCTAGCGAGAAGTCTAGAGAGAGCCAAATGGCAGAATACCAGAAACTGCTGCAAGGAGCTTTGGGTGAAGACCCCAAAAACAGATTGGAGATGCCTAGCTCCATGGATGAAGACCCTGGCTTGTCTCCAGAGCATAGCTCATCTTCTTTTGAATTCTCCCCTTCTCGTCTGTCCTCACCTAGCTGTGACTCCTCACCTCTTCGAGAGCCTTCACCCAGTTGTAGGTACTTGTCCCCAAAACGGGACCTCTCCCCACGGGGTCGTTTGTCACCAAGAAGGGAGGCATCCCCCCTTAGACCTCTGTCCCCCAGGAGAGAAATCTATAGAAAGGATCTGTCTCCAAGAAGGGACATGTCCCCCAGAGGCCTCCTTTCGCCTATCTCCCATGCAGGGTGTCCAGTATCTCCTTGCAGACGCGAGCTGTCTCCCAGAGGCCGCTACAAGGGCATGCTCAGACCATTGTCTCCAAGAAGGGCACCTCACTCTCACAGTGGACCTTGGACACTCAACCAGCATCCACATAGAGAGATCGCTTCAGTGGCTCAAAAGAGCAGGAGCCACTCAGACATGAATATG AGGAAGAGTTGCTATCCCCAAGGAGATAAACACAGCACAGAAGCTCCCTCtacacaccaaggtctttttaGCCATCTTCCCCTCCACTCTCAACAACAGGTTCGTACACTATTCCCTATGATTCCAATTGGTGGAATCCAAATAGTGCCAGGCCTGGCCCACCCTGCTCGCCTTCCTCTCAAGACAGCTACAACAGAGGAGTCCAGTGAGGCATCTTTCCACTTCTCAGAGGGTTGTGAGTCTAACAACAGCCAACGGGCAGAGGATTCAGCTCAACCACAAGAGATGGCGCTGTCCCCAAAAGCTGTAAGTTCAGCCCCCTCACCCTCTCCTCAGAGGTCCAGAGATGATGGTAAAGGCCTGAGTGACAAAGAGAGCAAGCAAGAAGAAGGCATCATGACATGCACCAAGGCCATTGCTTCTTTGCGCATTGCCTCAGAGGAACCCTTAGGAAAGGAGGCTGGTCCCATCGAGCAGGTCCAACAGCACACATTGTCTCATTCTCCTACTGCCCAGCAAGAGAGTACAGCAAGGGGGATTCAGAAATATAGCTCAGAGTTCAGGCACTCCAACACAGAAACTGGTGTGTGTGCCACATCTAAGGCTCCTGCAGGAAGCTGCCCCCCTCTCTACATTACAGGCCCTACAGAGAGGTCACCTGGCCAACAGGGCCATAGCAAGaatccatccagcacaacaaaCGACTGA